In Mauremys reevesii isolate NIE-2019 linkage group 14, ASM1616193v1, whole genome shotgun sequence, a single window of DNA contains:
- the LOC120381445 gene encoding zinc finger protein 436-like, producing MVNENEEQTPQQKDAEHVELHRVLLRRSKRKVSGSHEQQKSCESQHRPERQREEKVGKSINSQGTHKDLKGTTGQHKILTRERKNTCTECGKNFRRRADLINHERIHTGERPYECSQCGKTFTQSSALTRHQRIHTGDRPYECCECGKNFSDKSTLIQHQRIHTGERPYKCSECGKSFTDSSALIQHQRIHTGERPYKCGECGKNFTQRSTLITHQRLHTGERPYECCECQKNFSNCSALIYHQRIHTGERPYECCECGKTFTDSSTLVTHQRIHTGERPYECRECGKSFTASSTLVTHQRIHTGERPYECCECGKSFTQRSTLITHQRIHIGERPYICYECGKSFTDTSTLITHQRIHSGERPYECAECGKSFTQSSALITHQRIHSGERPYECCECGKSFTRSSALLYHQRIHKR from the coding sequence ATGGTGAATGAGAATGAGGAACAGACCCCTCAGCAGAAGGATGCTGAGCATGTGGAACTGCACAGGGTACTGCTGCGAAGATCCAAACGGAAGGTGTCCGGAAGTCATGAGCAGCAAAAAAGTTGTGAgagtcagcacaggccagagaggcAGCGAGAAGAGAAAGTGGGCAAATCCATTAATAGTCAGGGAACTCACAAGGACCTCAAGGGAACGACAGGCCAGCACAAAATCCTcacgagagagagaaaaaacacctgcactgagtgtgggaaaaacttccgtAGACGTGCAGACCTTATTAatcatgagagaatccacacaggagagagaccttatgaatgtaGTCAGTGTGGGAAAACATTCACTCAGAGTTCAGCCCTTactaggcatcagagaatccatacaggggacagaccctatgaatgctgtgaatgTGGGAAAAACTTCTCTGACAAATCAACCCTtattcagcatcagagaatccacacaggggaaagaccatataaatgcagtgaatgtgggaaaagcttcaccgACAGCTCAGCCCTgattcaacatcagagaatccacacgggggagagaccctataaatgcggtgagtgtgggaaaaacttcactcagcgctcaacccttatcacacatcagagacttcacacaggagagagaccttatgaatgctgcGAGTGCCAGAAAAACTTTAGTAATTGTTCAGCGCTTATTTatcatcagcgaatccacacaggagaaagaccctatgagtgctgtgagtgcgggaaaaccttcactgacagctcaacccttgttacgcaccagagaatccacacaggagagagaccctatgaatgccgcgagtgtgggaaaagcttcactgccagctcaacccttgttacacACCAAAGAATCCATACTggggagagaccctatgaatgctgtgagtgcgggaaaagcttcactcagcgCTCAACCCTtattacgcatcagagaatccacataggCGAGAGACCCTACATATGctatgagtgcgggaaaagtttcactgaCACCTCAACCCTTATCACGCATCAAAGAATCCACAGCGGAGAGAGACCGTATgaatgcgctgagtgcgggaaaagcttcactcagagctcagcccttattacgcatcagagaatccacagcggagagagaccctatgaatgctgtgagtgcgggaaaagcttcactcgaAGCTCAGCCCTTCTttatcatcagagaatccacaagaGATAG